The following are encoded together in the Jaculus jaculus isolate mJacJac1 chromosome 3, mJacJac1.mat.Y.cur, whole genome shotgun sequence genome:
- the Fes gene encoding tyrosine-protein kinase Fes/Fps isoform X2, with protein MGFSSELCSPQGHGAVQQMQEAELRLLEGMRKWMVQRVKSDREYAGLLHHMSLPDSGGQNRNSGLESPVSQSWAEITSQTQSLSRVLRQHAEDLNSGPLSKLSLLIRERQHLRKAYSEQWQQLQQELTKTHSNDIEKLKSQYRALARDSAQARRKYQEASKDKDRDKAKDKYVRSLWKLFAHHNRYVLGVRAAQLHHHHHHQLMLPSLLQSLQDLHEEMVRILKEILQEYLEISSLVQDEVVSIHREMAAAAARIQPESEYQGFLQQYGSTPDVPPCVTFDESLLEEGEQLEPGELQLNELTLESVQHTLTSVTDELAVATETVLSRQEMVSQLQHEVQNEEHGTHPRERVQLLGKKQVLQEAIQGLQVALCSQAKLQAQQEMLQSKLSQLGPGEPPAVPLLQDDRHSTSSAEREGGRTPTLEILKSHFSGIFRPKFSLPPPLQLIPEVQKPLHEQLWYHGAIPRAEVAELLTHSGDFLVRESQGKQEYVLSVLWDGLPRHFIIQSSENLYRLEGDGFPSIPLLIDHLLCSQQPLTKKSGVVLYRAVPKDKWVLNHEDLVLGEQIGRGNFGEVFSGRLRADNTPVAVKSCRETLPPDLKAKFLQEARILKQYNHPNIVRLIGVCTQKQPIYIVMELVQGGDFLTFLRTEGARLRVKTLLQMVGDAAAGMEYLESKCCIHRDLAARNCLVTEKNVLKISDFGMSREEADGIYAASGGLRQVPVKWTAPEALNYGRYSSESDVWSFGILLWETFSLGASPYPNLSNQQTREFVEKGGRLPCPELCPDAVFRLMEQCWAYEPGQRPSFIAICQELQSIRKRHR; from the exons ATGGGCTTCTCTTCGGAGCTTTGCAGCCCCCAGGGCCACGGGGCAGTGCAGCAGATGCAGGAAGCTGAGCTCCGCCTACTGGAAGGCATGAGGAAGTGGATGGTGCAGAGGGTCAAGAGTGACCGGGAATACGCAGGACTGCTTCACCACATGTCCCTGCCGGACAGTGGAGGCCAGAACAGGAACAGTGGCCTGGAGAGCCCCGTCAGTCAG TCCTGGGCTGAGATCACCAGCCAAACCCAGAGCCTGAGCCGGGTGTTGCGGCAACACGCAGAAgacctgaactcagggcctctgAGCAAGCTGAGCCTGCTGATCCGGGAGCGGCAACATCTGCGCAAGGCTTACAGTGAGCAgtggcagcagctgcagcaggagCTCACCAAG ACCCACAGCAATGACATTGAGAAGCTGAAGAGCCAGTACCGAGCCCTGGCACGGGACAGTGCCCAGGCCAGGCGCAAATATCAGGAGGCCAGCAAAG ACAAGGACCGAGACAAGGCTAAGGACAAGTATGTGCGCAGCCTATGGAAGCTCTTTGCCCACCACAACCGCTACGTACTAGGCGTGAGGGCCGCCCAGcttcatcaccatcaccatcaccagctCATGCTGCCCAGCCTGCTGCAGTCACTGCAGGACTTGCACGAGGAGATGGTGCGCATCCT gaaggagatCCTGCAGGAATACCTGGAGATCAGCAGTCTGGTGCAGGACGAGGTGGTGTCCATTCATCGGGAGATGGCTGCAGCTGCTGCCCGCATCCAGCCTGAGTCCGAGTACCAAGGCTTCCTGCAACAGTATGG GTCCACCCCTGATGTCCCACCTTGTGTCACCTTTGACGAGTCACTGCTTGAGGAGGGGGAGCAGCTGGAGCCTGGGGAGTTGCAGCTGAACGAGCTCACTTTGGAGAGTGTGCAACACAC GCTGACCTCTGTGACAGACGAACTGGCTGTGGCCACCGAGACGGTGCTGAGCCGGCAGGAGATGGTCAGTCAGCTGCAGCATGAGGTCCAAAACGAGGAGCACGGCACCCACCCCCGGGAACG GGTACAGCTATTGGGTAAGAAGCAGGTGTTACAAGAGGCAATTCAGGGGCTGCAGGTAGCACTGTGCAGCCAGGCCAAGCTGCAGGCCCAACAGGAGATGTTGCAGAGCAAGCTGAGTCAGCTGGGCCCCGGCGAGCCCCCTGCCGTGCCACTTCTGCAGGATGACCGCCATTCCACGTCATCCGCG GAGCGAGAGGGGGGAAGGACGCCCACGTTGGAGATCCTTAAGAGCCACTTCTCTGGAATCTTCCGCCCCAAGTTCTCT CTCCCCCCGCCACTGCAGCTCATTCCTGAGGTGCAGAAGCCCCTGCACGAGCAGCTGTGGTACCACGGGGCCATACCGAGGGCCGAGGTGGCTGAGCTGCTGACGCACTCCGGGGACTTCCTGGTCCGGGAGAGCCAAGGCAAGCAGGAGTACGTGCTGTCGGTGCTGTGGGACGGCCTGCCCCGCCACTTCATCATCCAGTCCTCAGAA AACCTGTACCGACTGGAAGGGGATGGCTTTCCTAGCATCCCCTTGCTCATCGACCACCTGCTGTGCTCCCAGCAACCCCTCACCAAGAAGAGTGGTGTTGTCCTGTACAGAGCTGTACCAAAG GACAAGTGGGTGCTAAACCATGAGGACCTGGTGTTGGGTGAGCAGATTGGAAGG GGGAACTTCGGTGAAGTGTTCAGTGGACGCCTACGAGCGGACAACACCCCTGTGGCAGTGAAGTCTTGTCGAGAGACACTCCCACCTGACCTCAAGGCCAAGTTTCTGCAAGAAGCAAG GATCCTAAAGCAGTACAACCACCCCAACATCGTGCGTCTCATTGGCGTCTGCACGCAGAAGCAGCCAATCTACATTGTCATGGAGCTGGTGCAGG GAGGCGATTTTCTGACCTTCCTGAGGACAGAGGGAGCCCGACTGCGGGTGAAGACTCTGCTGCAGATGGTGGGGGACGCAGCCGCAGGCATGGAGTACTTGGAGAGCAAGTGCTGCATCCACCG GGACCTGGCTGCTCGGAATTGCCTAGTGACAGAGAAGAACGTCCTGAAGATCAGTGACTTTGGGATGTCTCGGGAAGAAGCTGATGGGATCTATGCAGCCTCAGGGGGCCTCAGACAAGTGCCTGTGAAGTGGACTGCCCCTGAGGCCCTTAATTATG GCCGCTACTCCTCAGAGAGTGATGTGTGGAGCTTTGGGATCTTGCTCTGGGAGACCTTCAGCCTGGGGGCCTCACCGTATCCCAACCTCAGCAATCAGCAGACGCGAGAGTTTGTGGAAAAGG GGGGCCGCCTACCCTGCCCAGAGCTGTGTCCTGATGCCGTGTTCAGACTCATGGAGCAATGTTGGGCCTATGAGCCTGGGCAGCGGCCCAGCTTCATTGCCATCTGCCAGGAGCTGCAGAGCATTCGAAAGCGTCACCGGTGA
- the Fes gene encoding tyrosine-protein kinase Fes/Fps isoform X3 translates to MGFSSELCSPQGHGAVQQMQEAELRLLEGMRKWMVQRVKSDREYAGLLHHMSLPDSGGQNRNSGLESPVSQSWAEITSQTQSLSRVLRQHAEDLNSGPLSKLSLLIRERQHLRKAYSEQWQQLQQELTKTHSNDIEKLKSQYRALARDSAQARRKYQEASKDKDRDKAKDKYVRSLWKLFAHHNRYVLGVRAAQLHHHHHHQLMLPSLLQSLQDLHEEMDEVVSIHREMAAAAARIQPESEYQGFLQQYGSTPDVPPCVTFDESLLEEGEQLEPGELQLNELTLESVQHTLTSVTDELAVATETVLSRQEMVSQLQHEVQNEEHGTHPRERVQLLGKKQVLQEAIQGLQVALCSQAKLQAQQEMLQSKLSQLGPGEPPAVPLLQDDRHSTSSAEQEREGGRTPTLEILKSHFSGIFRPKFSLPPPLQLIPEVQKPLHEQLWYHGAIPRAEVAELLTHSGDFLVRESQGKQEYVLSVLWDGLPRHFIIQSSENLYRLEGDGFPSIPLLIDHLLCSQQPLTKKSGVVLYRAVPKDKWVLNHEDLVLGEQIGRGNFGEVFSGRLRADNTPVAVKSCRETLPPDLKAKFLQEARILKQYNHPNIVRLIGVCTQKQPIYIVMELVQGGDFLTFLRTEGARLRVKTLLQMVGDAAAGMEYLESKCCIHRDLAARNCLVTEKNVLKISDFGMSREEADGIYAASGGLRQVPVKWTAPEALNYGRYSSESDVWSFGILLWETFSLGASPYPNLSNQQTREFVEKGGRLPCPELCPDAVFRLMEQCWAYEPGQRPSFIAICQELQSIRKRHR, encoded by the exons ATGGGCTTCTCTTCGGAGCTTTGCAGCCCCCAGGGCCACGGGGCAGTGCAGCAGATGCAGGAAGCTGAGCTCCGCCTACTGGAAGGCATGAGGAAGTGGATGGTGCAGAGGGTCAAGAGTGACCGGGAATACGCAGGACTGCTTCACCACATGTCCCTGCCGGACAGTGGAGGCCAGAACAGGAACAGTGGCCTGGAGAGCCCCGTCAGTCAG TCCTGGGCTGAGATCACCAGCCAAACCCAGAGCCTGAGCCGGGTGTTGCGGCAACACGCAGAAgacctgaactcagggcctctgAGCAAGCTGAGCCTGCTGATCCGGGAGCGGCAACATCTGCGCAAGGCTTACAGTGAGCAgtggcagcagctgcagcaggagCTCACCAAG ACCCACAGCAATGACATTGAGAAGCTGAAGAGCCAGTACCGAGCCCTGGCACGGGACAGTGCCCAGGCCAGGCGCAAATATCAGGAGGCCAGCAAAG ACAAGGACCGAGACAAGGCTAAGGACAAGTATGTGCGCAGCCTATGGAAGCTCTTTGCCCACCACAACCGCTACGTACTAGGCGTGAGGGCCGCCCAGcttcatcaccatcaccatcaccagctCATGCTGCCCAGCCTGCTGCAGTCACTGCAGGACTTGCACGAGGAGATG GACGAGGTGGTGTCCATTCATCGGGAGATGGCTGCAGCTGCTGCCCGCATCCAGCCTGAGTCCGAGTACCAAGGCTTCCTGCAACAGTATGG GTCCACCCCTGATGTCCCACCTTGTGTCACCTTTGACGAGTCACTGCTTGAGGAGGGGGAGCAGCTGGAGCCTGGGGAGTTGCAGCTGAACGAGCTCACTTTGGAGAGTGTGCAACACAC GCTGACCTCTGTGACAGACGAACTGGCTGTGGCCACCGAGACGGTGCTGAGCCGGCAGGAGATGGTCAGTCAGCTGCAGCATGAGGTCCAAAACGAGGAGCACGGCACCCACCCCCGGGAACG GGTACAGCTATTGGGTAAGAAGCAGGTGTTACAAGAGGCAATTCAGGGGCTGCAGGTAGCACTGTGCAGCCAGGCCAAGCTGCAGGCCCAACAGGAGATGTTGCAGAGCAAGCTGAGTCAGCTGGGCCCCGGCGAGCCCCCTGCCGTGCCACTTCTGCAGGATGACCGCCATTCCACGTCATCCGCG GAGCAGGAGCGAGAGGGGGGAAGGACGCCCACGTTGGAGATCCTTAAGAGCCACTTCTCTGGAATCTTCCGCCCCAAGTTCTCT CTCCCCCCGCCACTGCAGCTCATTCCTGAGGTGCAGAAGCCCCTGCACGAGCAGCTGTGGTACCACGGGGCCATACCGAGGGCCGAGGTGGCTGAGCTGCTGACGCACTCCGGGGACTTCCTGGTCCGGGAGAGCCAAGGCAAGCAGGAGTACGTGCTGTCGGTGCTGTGGGACGGCCTGCCCCGCCACTTCATCATCCAGTCCTCAGAA AACCTGTACCGACTGGAAGGGGATGGCTTTCCTAGCATCCCCTTGCTCATCGACCACCTGCTGTGCTCCCAGCAACCCCTCACCAAGAAGAGTGGTGTTGTCCTGTACAGAGCTGTACCAAAG GACAAGTGGGTGCTAAACCATGAGGACCTGGTGTTGGGTGAGCAGATTGGAAGG GGGAACTTCGGTGAAGTGTTCAGTGGACGCCTACGAGCGGACAACACCCCTGTGGCAGTGAAGTCTTGTCGAGAGACACTCCCACCTGACCTCAAGGCCAAGTTTCTGCAAGAAGCAAG GATCCTAAAGCAGTACAACCACCCCAACATCGTGCGTCTCATTGGCGTCTGCACGCAGAAGCAGCCAATCTACATTGTCATGGAGCTGGTGCAGG GAGGCGATTTTCTGACCTTCCTGAGGACAGAGGGAGCCCGACTGCGGGTGAAGACTCTGCTGCAGATGGTGGGGGACGCAGCCGCAGGCATGGAGTACTTGGAGAGCAAGTGCTGCATCCACCG GGACCTGGCTGCTCGGAATTGCCTAGTGACAGAGAAGAACGTCCTGAAGATCAGTGACTTTGGGATGTCTCGGGAAGAAGCTGATGGGATCTATGCAGCCTCAGGGGGCCTCAGACAAGTGCCTGTGAAGTGGACTGCCCCTGAGGCCCTTAATTATG GCCGCTACTCCTCAGAGAGTGATGTGTGGAGCTTTGGGATCTTGCTCTGGGAGACCTTCAGCCTGGGGGCCTCACCGTATCCCAACCTCAGCAATCAGCAGACGCGAGAGTTTGTGGAAAAGG GGGGCCGCCTACCCTGCCCAGAGCTGTGTCCTGATGCCGTGTTCAGACTCATGGAGCAATGTTGGGCCTATGAGCCTGGGCAGCGGCCCAGCTTCATTGCCATCTGCCAGGAGCTGCAGAGCATTCGAAAGCGTCACCGGTGA
- the Fes gene encoding tyrosine-protein kinase Fes/Fps isoform X1, which yields MGFSSELCSPQGHGAVQQMQEAELRLLEGMRKWMVQRVKSDREYAGLLHHMSLPDSGGQNRNSGLESPVSQSWAEITSQTQSLSRVLRQHAEDLNSGPLSKLSLLIRERQHLRKAYSEQWQQLQQELTKTHSNDIEKLKSQYRALARDSAQARRKYQEASKDKDRDKAKDKYVRSLWKLFAHHNRYVLGVRAAQLHHHHHHQLMLPSLLQSLQDLHEEMVRILKEILQEYLEISSLVQDEVVSIHREMAAAAARIQPESEYQGFLQQYGSTPDVPPCVTFDESLLEEGEQLEPGELQLNELTLESVQHTLTSVTDELAVATETVLSRQEMVSQLQHEVQNEEHGTHPRERVQLLGKKQVLQEAIQGLQVALCSQAKLQAQQEMLQSKLSQLGPGEPPAVPLLQDDRHSTSSAEQEREGGRTPTLEILKSHFSGIFRPKFSLPPPLQLIPEVQKPLHEQLWYHGAIPRAEVAELLTHSGDFLVRESQGKQEYVLSVLWDGLPRHFIIQSSENLYRLEGDGFPSIPLLIDHLLCSQQPLTKKSGVVLYRAVPKDKWVLNHEDLVLGEQIGRGNFGEVFSGRLRADNTPVAVKSCRETLPPDLKAKFLQEARILKQYNHPNIVRLIGVCTQKQPIYIVMELVQGGDFLTFLRTEGARLRVKTLLQMVGDAAAGMEYLESKCCIHRDLAARNCLVTEKNVLKISDFGMSREEADGIYAASGGLRQVPVKWTAPEALNYGRYSSESDVWSFGILLWETFSLGASPYPNLSNQQTREFVEKGGRLPCPELCPDAVFRLMEQCWAYEPGQRPSFIAICQELQSIRKRHR from the exons ATGGGCTTCTCTTCGGAGCTTTGCAGCCCCCAGGGCCACGGGGCAGTGCAGCAGATGCAGGAAGCTGAGCTCCGCCTACTGGAAGGCATGAGGAAGTGGATGGTGCAGAGGGTCAAGAGTGACCGGGAATACGCAGGACTGCTTCACCACATGTCCCTGCCGGACAGTGGAGGCCAGAACAGGAACAGTGGCCTGGAGAGCCCCGTCAGTCAG TCCTGGGCTGAGATCACCAGCCAAACCCAGAGCCTGAGCCGGGTGTTGCGGCAACACGCAGAAgacctgaactcagggcctctgAGCAAGCTGAGCCTGCTGATCCGGGAGCGGCAACATCTGCGCAAGGCTTACAGTGAGCAgtggcagcagctgcagcaggagCTCACCAAG ACCCACAGCAATGACATTGAGAAGCTGAAGAGCCAGTACCGAGCCCTGGCACGGGACAGTGCCCAGGCCAGGCGCAAATATCAGGAGGCCAGCAAAG ACAAGGACCGAGACAAGGCTAAGGACAAGTATGTGCGCAGCCTATGGAAGCTCTTTGCCCACCACAACCGCTACGTACTAGGCGTGAGGGCCGCCCAGcttcatcaccatcaccatcaccagctCATGCTGCCCAGCCTGCTGCAGTCACTGCAGGACTTGCACGAGGAGATGGTGCGCATCCT gaaggagatCCTGCAGGAATACCTGGAGATCAGCAGTCTGGTGCAGGACGAGGTGGTGTCCATTCATCGGGAGATGGCTGCAGCTGCTGCCCGCATCCAGCCTGAGTCCGAGTACCAAGGCTTCCTGCAACAGTATGG GTCCACCCCTGATGTCCCACCTTGTGTCACCTTTGACGAGTCACTGCTTGAGGAGGGGGAGCAGCTGGAGCCTGGGGAGTTGCAGCTGAACGAGCTCACTTTGGAGAGTGTGCAACACAC GCTGACCTCTGTGACAGACGAACTGGCTGTGGCCACCGAGACGGTGCTGAGCCGGCAGGAGATGGTCAGTCAGCTGCAGCATGAGGTCCAAAACGAGGAGCACGGCACCCACCCCCGGGAACG GGTACAGCTATTGGGTAAGAAGCAGGTGTTACAAGAGGCAATTCAGGGGCTGCAGGTAGCACTGTGCAGCCAGGCCAAGCTGCAGGCCCAACAGGAGATGTTGCAGAGCAAGCTGAGTCAGCTGGGCCCCGGCGAGCCCCCTGCCGTGCCACTTCTGCAGGATGACCGCCATTCCACGTCATCCGCG GAGCAGGAGCGAGAGGGGGGAAGGACGCCCACGTTGGAGATCCTTAAGAGCCACTTCTCTGGAATCTTCCGCCCCAAGTTCTCT CTCCCCCCGCCACTGCAGCTCATTCCTGAGGTGCAGAAGCCCCTGCACGAGCAGCTGTGGTACCACGGGGCCATACCGAGGGCCGAGGTGGCTGAGCTGCTGACGCACTCCGGGGACTTCCTGGTCCGGGAGAGCCAAGGCAAGCAGGAGTACGTGCTGTCGGTGCTGTGGGACGGCCTGCCCCGCCACTTCATCATCCAGTCCTCAGAA AACCTGTACCGACTGGAAGGGGATGGCTTTCCTAGCATCCCCTTGCTCATCGACCACCTGCTGTGCTCCCAGCAACCCCTCACCAAGAAGAGTGGTGTTGTCCTGTACAGAGCTGTACCAAAG GACAAGTGGGTGCTAAACCATGAGGACCTGGTGTTGGGTGAGCAGATTGGAAGG GGGAACTTCGGTGAAGTGTTCAGTGGACGCCTACGAGCGGACAACACCCCTGTGGCAGTGAAGTCTTGTCGAGAGACACTCCCACCTGACCTCAAGGCCAAGTTTCTGCAAGAAGCAAG GATCCTAAAGCAGTACAACCACCCCAACATCGTGCGTCTCATTGGCGTCTGCACGCAGAAGCAGCCAATCTACATTGTCATGGAGCTGGTGCAGG GAGGCGATTTTCTGACCTTCCTGAGGACAGAGGGAGCCCGACTGCGGGTGAAGACTCTGCTGCAGATGGTGGGGGACGCAGCCGCAGGCATGGAGTACTTGGAGAGCAAGTGCTGCATCCACCG GGACCTGGCTGCTCGGAATTGCCTAGTGACAGAGAAGAACGTCCTGAAGATCAGTGACTTTGGGATGTCTCGGGAAGAAGCTGATGGGATCTATGCAGCCTCAGGGGGCCTCAGACAAGTGCCTGTGAAGTGGACTGCCCCTGAGGCCCTTAATTATG GCCGCTACTCCTCAGAGAGTGATGTGTGGAGCTTTGGGATCTTGCTCTGGGAGACCTTCAGCCTGGGGGCCTCACCGTATCCCAACCTCAGCAATCAGCAGACGCGAGAGTTTGTGGAAAAGG GGGGCCGCCTACCCTGCCCAGAGCTGTGTCCTGATGCCGTGTTCAGACTCATGGAGCAATGTTGGGCCTATGAGCCTGGGCAGCGGCCCAGCTTCATTGCCATCTGCCAGGAGCTGCAGAGCATTCGAAAGCGTCACCGGTGA
- the Furin gene encoding furin: MELRPWLLWVVAAAGALVLLAADARGQKVFTNTWAVHIPGGRAVADSVARKHGFHNLGQIFSDYYHFWHRAVTKRSLSPHRLRHSRLQREPQVKWLEQQVAKRRTKRDVYQEPTDPKFPQQWYLSGVTQRDLNVKEAWAQGFTGHGIVVSILDDGIEKNHPDLAGNYDPGASFDVNDQDPDPQPRYTQMNDNRHGTRCAGEVAAVANNGVCGVGVAYNARIGGVRMLDGEVTDAVEARSLGLNPNHIHIYSASWGPEDDGKTVDGPARLAEEAFFRGVSQGRGGLGSIFVWASGNGGREHDSCNCDGYTNSIYTLSISSATQFGNVPWYSEACSSTLATTYSSGNQNEKQIVTTDLRQKCTESHTGTSASAPLAAGIIALTLEANKNLTWRDMQHLVVQTSKPAHLNANDWATNGVGRKVSHSYGYGLLDAGAMVALAQNWTMVAPQRKCIIDILTEPKDIGKRLEVHKTVTACLGEPNHITRLEHAQARLTLSYNRRGDLAIHLVSPMGTRSTLLAARPHDYSADGFNDWAFMTTHSWDEDPSGEWVLEIENTSEANNYGTLTKFTLVLYGTAPEGLPTPPESSGCKTLTSSQACVVCEEGFSLHQKSCVQHCPPGFTPQLIDTHYSTENDMETIRASVCAPCHFSCATCQGPAPTDCLSCPSHASLDPVERTCSRQSQSSRESRPEQQPPGLPPEVQVEPRLQAGLWPSHLPEVVAGLSCAFIVLVFITVFLVLQLRSGFSFRGVKVYTMDRGLISYKGLPPEAWQEECPSDSEEDEGRGERTAFIKDQSAL; encoded by the exons ATGGAGCTGAGGCCCTGGTTGCTATGGGTAGTAGCAGCAGCAGGAGCCTTGGTCCTGCTGGCAGCTGATGCCCGTGGCCAGAAGGTTTTCACCAACACGTGGGCTGTGCACATTCCAGGAGGTCGAGCCGTGGCTGACAGCGTGGCACGAAAGCATGGGTTCCACAACCTGGGCCAG ATCTTCAGTGACTATTACCACTTCTGGCATCGAGCAGTGACAAAGCGGTCCCTGTCGCCTCACCGCCTGCGGCACAGCCGGCTGCAGAGGGAGCCTCAA gtAAAGTGGCTGGAGCAGCAGGTGGCAAAACGGAGAACCAAAAGGGATGTGTATCAGGAGCCCACAGACCCCAAGTTCCCCCAGCAGTGGTACCTG TCTGGAGTCACTCAACGAGACCTGAACGTGAAGGAGGCCTGGGCCCAGGGCTTCACGGGGCATGGCATTGTGGTCTCCATCCTGGACGACGGCATCGAGAAGAACCATCCTGACTTGGCAGGCAATTAT GATCCTGGGGCCAGCTTTGATGTCAATGACCAGGACCCTGACCCTCAGCCTCGGTATACACAGATGAATGACAACAG GCACGGCACACGGTGTGCAGGGGAAGTGGCTGCAGTAGCCAACAATGGTGTCTGTGGCGTAGGTGTGGCCTACAACGCCCGCATTGGAG GGGTGCGCATGCTGGATGGCGAGGTAACTGATGCAGTAGAGGCACGCTCACTGGGCCTGAATCCCAACCATATCCACATCTATAGTGCCAGCTGGGGCCCGGAGGACGATGGCAAGACCGTGGATGGGCCAGCCCGTCTTGCTGAGGAGGCCTTCTTCCGGGGGGTTAGCCAG GGTCGCGGTGGGCTAGGCTCCATCTTTGTCTGGGCCTCGGGGAATGGGGGCCGGGAACATGACAGCTGCAACTGCGATGGCTACACCAACAGCATCTATACACTGTCCATCAGCAGCGCCACACAGTTTGGCAATGTGCCCTGGTACAGTGAGGCTTGCTCATCCACACTGGCCACCACTTACAGCAGCGGCAACCAGAATGAGAAGCAGATT GTGACCACTGACTTGAGGCAGAAGTGCACAGAATCTCACACGGGCACCTCAGCCTCTGCCCCCTTGGCAGCTGGCATCATTGCTCTCACCCTGGAGGCCAA TAAGAACCTCACTTGGAGGGATATGCAGCACCTGGTGGTACAGACCTCCAAGCCAGCCCACCTCAACGCGAATGACTGGGCCACCAATGGTGTGGGCCggaaag TGAGCCACTCATATGGCTACGGGCTGTTGGATGCAGGTGCCATGGTGGCCCTGGCCCAGAACTGGACAATGGTGGCCCCCCAGCGCAAGTGCATCATCGACATCCTCACAGAGCCCAA GGACATTGGCAAACGACTAGAGGTGCACAAGACTGTGACTGCGTGCCTGGGCGAGCCCAACCACATCACCCGGCTGGAGCATGCTCAGGCACGGCTCACCCTGTCCTACAATCGCCGCGGTGACCTGGCCATTCACCTAGTCAGCCCCATGGGGACCCGCTCTACCCTTCTAGCTGCCAG gcCACATGACTACTCCGCAGATGGGTTTAATGACTGGGCTTTCATGACAACCCATTCCTGGGATGAGGACCCCTCTGGcgagtgggtcctggagattgaaaACACCAGCGAAGCCAACAACTATG GGACACTGACCAAGTTCACTCTTGTACTGTATGGCACAGCCCCCGAAGGGCTTCCCACACCTCCTGAGAGCAGCGGCTGCAAGACCCTCACGTCCAGCCAAGCCTGCGTGG TGTGCGAAGAAGGCTTCTCCCTGCACCAGAAAAGCTGTGTCCAGCACTGCCCACCAGGCTTCACACCCCAACTTATTGATACACACTACAGCACCGAGAATGACATGGAGACCATCCGTGCCAGCGTCTGTGCCCCCTGCCACTTTTCGTGTGCCACATGCCAGGGCCCTGCCCCTACAGACTGCCTCAGTTGCCCTAGCCATGCCTCCCTGGACCCTGTGGAGCGGACATGCTCCCGGCAAAGTCAGAGCAGCCGGGAGTCCCGACCCGAGCAGCAGCCACCTGGGTTACCCCCAGAGGTGCAGGTGGAGCCACGGCTGCAGGCCGGGCTGTGGCCCTCACACCTGCCTGAAGTGGTCGCCGGCCTCAGCTGCGCCTTCATCGTGCTGGTCTTCATCACTGTCTTCCTGGTACTGCAGCTGCGCTCAGGCTTCAGCTTCCGGGGGGTAAAAGTGTACACCATGGACCGTGGCCTCATCTCCTACAAGGGGCTGCCCCCCGAAGCCTGGCAGGAGGAGTGCCCATCTGACTCAGAAGAGGATGAGGGCCGGGGCGAGAGGACCGCCTTTATCAAAGACCAGAGCGCCCTTTGA